One genomic window of Bacillota bacterium includes the following:
- a CDS encoding S9 family peptidase produces the protein MRRQDVVVDDFHGTKVRDPYRYLEDEKDPATLSFIAEHAARAADFLSALPSREEIKKRLTELWDYPKHGAPRKVADKYYYLKNDGLQNQAVFYRLDTLGGTPEIILDPNTLSSDGTVALATTSVSRDGKLLAYACSSSGSDWQEVRVKDLESGQTYADVLHHVKYTSLSWLPDSSGFFYSRFPDPATVPPEEQSYHSKIYFHRVGTDQLCDELIYERPDAKELGFAAQVSEDGAYLYIYVWHGTDPENRFYYQSLAPRGETVRLLDDADASYEVLGNDGHMFYFLTNLEAPHGRVIAIDILRPERANWKEIIAATGDTIADAKFYNRKFVVTYLTHAHHQVAIYSQSGRRERGIELPTLGSLISTTGQMKDSEMFLSFTSFLFPTTVYRYDFTDHTLSPLWAGNVKFDPTDYETKQEFCISPDGTRIPLFITHKKGLARSHQTPTLLYGYGGFNVNMTPFFSVDNLVWMERGGVYALAVLRGGGEYGENWHRAGMLAKKQNVFDDFHAAARHLVSAGYTSPRHLAIMGGSNGGLLVAACMLQRPELYGAVICQVPVIDMLRYHKFTVGRYWVGEYGNAEASEEHFKFMHAYSPLHNVKSGVDYPPTLIMTADTDDRVVPAHAFKFMATLEEHYQGQNPLLLRIEIKAGHGAGKPTAKIIDEDADIYAFLTATIC, from the coding sequence ATGCGAAGACAAGATGTAGTTGTCGATGATTTTCATGGTACGAAGGTAAGAGACCCCTATCGTTATCTGGAGGACGAAAAAGACCCCGCCACTCTAAGCTTTATTGCCGAACATGCGGCTCGTGCCGCGGACTTTTTGTCGGCCCTTCCTAGCCGGGAGGAAATCAAAAAAAGGCTCACCGAGCTATGGGACTACCCCAAGCACGGTGCGCCAAGAAAAGTGGCAGACAAGTATTACTATCTGAAGAACGATGGTCTGCAAAACCAAGCCGTATTCTACCGGCTAGACACCTTAGGTGGCACACCAGAAATAATCCTCGACCCCAACACTTTAAGCAGCGATGGCACTGTTGCCCTCGCGACCACTTCCGTCTCTCGTGACGGCAAGCTTCTGGCGTATGCCTGCTCGTCCAGCGGCAGCGACTGGCAAGAAGTGCGCGTCAAGGATTTAGAAAGTGGCCAGACCTACGCTGATGTACTGCACCACGTCAAATATACCAGTCTATCGTGGCTGCCTGATAGTAGCGGCTTCTTTTACAGCCGTTTTCCTGACCCTGCAACCGTACCGCCAGAGGAGCAAAGCTACCACAGCAAAATATACTTTCATCGAGTAGGTACGGATCAGCTCTGCGATGAGCTGATTTACGAACGTCCTGACGCCAAGGAACTAGGCTTCGCGGCACAGGTGTCTGAAGACGGTGCTTACCTATACATCTATGTGTGGCATGGCACGGACCCCGAAAACAGATTCTACTACCAGAGCCTCGCCCCACGGGGCGAAACTGTCCGCCTCCTCGATGACGCCGATGCCAGCTACGAAGTACTAGGCAATGATGGCCATATGTTTTACTTTTTGACCAACCTTGAGGCCCCACATGGCAGGGTCATTGCCATAGATATTTTGCGCCCTGAACGAGCCAACTGGAAAGAAATCATTGCCGCGACAGGCGACACCATCGCCGACGCCAAGTTCTACAACCGCAAATTTGTCGTGACCTACCTCACTCACGCGCATCACCAAGTTGCAATATATAGCCAAAGCGGCCGGCGCGAAAGGGGCATCGAACTCCCCACCCTAGGCTCGCTCATCAGCACTACAGGGCAGATGAAGGATAGCGAAATGTTCCTTAGTTTTACTTCTTTTCTGTTTCCCACCACTGTCTATCGCTATGATTTTACCGACCATACTCTCTCCCCCCTGTGGGCGGGAAACGTAAAATTCGACCCCACGGACTATGAAACCAAGCAAGAGTTTTGTATCTCGCCGGACGGCACGCGTATTCCGCTCTTTATCACTCACAAGAAGGGGCTGGCGCGTTCTCATCAGACACCCACCCTTCTCTACGGCTATGGCGGCTTCAATGTCAACATGACCCCCTTCTTTTCCGTCGACAACCTCGTCTGGATGGAGCGCGGCGGGGTCTATGCCCTAGCTGTTCTCCGCGGCGGAGGCGAGTACGGCGAAAACTGGCACCGTGCTGGCATGTTGGCTAAGAAGCAGAATGTCTTTGACGATTTTCATGCCGCGGCAAGGCACCTTGTAAGCGCTGGGTATACCTCGCCTCGCCACCTCGCCATTATGGGGGGTAGCAATGGCGGCCTGCTGGTAGCTGCCTGCATGCTGCAGCGGCCCGAGCTATATGGCGCAGTTATCTGCCAGGTGCCGGTCATAGATATGTTACGCTACCATAAATTTACCGTCGGTCGCTACTGGGTAGGCGAGTACGGCAACGCCGAAGCAAGCGAGGAGCACTTTAAATTCATGCATGCCTACTCGCCACTGCACAATGTAAAGTCTGGCGTGGACTACCCGCCCACCCTCATTATGACCGCCGACACCGACGACCGCGTGGTGCCAGCCCATGCTTTTAAGTTCATGGCCACCCTAGAAGAGCACTACCAAGGCCAGAACCCTCTGCTTTTACGCATAGAAATAAAGGCCGGCCATGGAGCTGGCAAGCCTACCGCAAAAATTATTGATGAAGATGCCGATATCTATGCCTTTCTAACCGCTACCATCTGCTAA